The following are from one region of the Paenibacillus protaetiae genome:
- the rpsJ gene encoding 30S ribosomal protein S10, producing MAKQKIRIRLKAYDHRILDQSAEKIVETAKRSGAGVSGPIPLPTEKQIITILRAVHKYKDSREQFEMRTHKRLIDIVNPTPQTVDALMRLDLPSGVDIEIKL from the coding sequence ATGGCAAAGCAAAAGATTCGTATTCGCTTGAAAGCATACGATCATAGAATTCTTGACCAGTCCGCAGAGAAAATCGTGGAAACTGCAAAACGTTCCGGTGCTGGCGTATCCGGACCGATTCCGCTTCCAACGGAAAAGCAAATTATCACTATCCTGCGCGCTGTGCATAAGTACAAGGATTCCCGTGAGCAATTCGAAATGCGTACGCACAAACGCTTGATCGATATCGTGAATCCAACGCCGCAAACGGTTGATGCGTTGATGCGTCTGGATCTGCCATCCGGTGTGGATATCGAAATCAAACTGTAA